DNA from Lentilitoribacter sp. Alg239-R112:
ATGCATACGAATGCACAAAATGTAGGAAATATGAAGATATTTCTATATTTTTGATGAGTTTATTGGGAGAATTAATATGAATAAAATTTTGAAATCTAGTTTGGTCGCTGCCACTTTACTGGCAAGCACAGCTATTGCTCACGCCGCATGCGGAATTGATGGCGGTCGTGTAAACATTGTAGGCAATGAATTTCCAGCTATTCAAACAGTTGGTAAAGAGGCCATGGCATGTGCCGGAGACGGTATTGAAATTAAAACCAATTTAACGGCAGATCATCAAAAGATTAATCTCGCTGGCATGACAGGCAATCCTGCCGAATATACATCAGCTATTGTTGCAAATTCATCTATTGTTGCTCTCATGAATGGTGACGTCATTCGTCCATTGGATGATTTAGTTGCAAAGCATGGTGCCGATCTTAAGAAAAATCAACTTATAACAATTAATGGCCAAGTCATGGCTGTTGCATTCATGGCAAATGCTCAGCATCTTGTTTATCGCGCCGATATTTTGGAAAAAGCAGGTGTTGAAGTTCCAACAACATACGAAGAGATGTTGGCAGCAGCTGAAAAAATTCGCTCAATGGGCTTGATGGAAAACCCTGTAGGTGGTGCATACAAAGCCGGCTGGAATTTAGCTCAAGAATTTACAAACATGTTTATCGGCCATGGTGGTGAATTCTTTAAATCGGGTTCTGCGGAAGTCACAATTAACAATGACAAAGGCATTGCTACGTTAGAAATGCTCAAGTCTTTAACTACATACATGAACCCAGATTATCTTACCCATGATTCAAACGCGACAAATGCCGAGTATCGTGCAGGTAATGTTGCATTGATGAATATGTGGGGATCACGCGCGGCAACACTACTTGATGCCGAAGGAGTTTCAGACGAAGTTAAGGCAGGTTATGCGATAGCTGGTCCGATGACTGTGGCTGGCGGTGAAACACCTGCAACTACATTGTGGTGGGATGGCTGGACCGTTGCCAAAAACACATCAGACGCTGATGCAGAGGCAACATTTATTGCGCTGAAAAATGGTATTCGACCTGAACTCATGTCAAACGCTGAAATTGCAAAGCAAGCCGTTTGGTTGATTGATGGTTATGAGCCAACTGATGCAGCTAAAGGCGTATTTGCAGCTGCACAAGCTGGTTCCACACCATACCCAATGGTCCCTTTCCAAGGTCTTCTTCACACAGCACTTGGTGCAGAAATCCCTGATTTCTTGCAAGGAAAAGAAGATGCTGCAAAAACATTGGCTGACGTCGAGGCCGCATATAAGGCAGCAGCTAAAGAAAAAGGCTATCTATAGAAGATAGAACTTAGT
Protein-coding regions in this window:
- a CDS encoding extracellular solute-binding protein — translated: MNKILKSSLVAATLLASTAIAHAACGIDGGRVNIVGNEFPAIQTVGKEAMACAGDGIEIKTNLTADHQKINLAGMTGNPAEYTSAIVANSSIVALMNGDVIRPLDDLVAKHGADLKKNQLITINGQVMAVAFMANAQHLVYRADILEKAGVEVPTTYEEMLAAAEKIRSMGLMENPVGGAYKAGWNLAQEFTNMFIGHGGEFFKSGSAEVTINNDKGIATLEMLKSLTTYMNPDYLTHDSNATNAEYRAGNVALMNMWGSRAATLLDAEGVSDEVKAGYAIAGPMTVAGGETPATTLWWDGWTVAKNTSDADAEATFIALKNGIRPELMSNAEIAKQAVWLIDGYEPTDAAKGVFAAAQAGSTPYPMVPFQGLLHTALGAEIPDFLQGKEDAAKTLADVEAAYKAAAKEKGYL